tttattgggtAGATCtgagctgttttattttgctgtgtagatctgagctgttttatttcactgggTAGATCtgagctgttttattttgttgggcAGATCTGAGCTGTTTTATTTCGTTGGGTAGATCTGAGCTGTTTTGTTTCACTGGGTAGATCtgagctgttttattttgttggatAGATCTGAGCTGTTTTATTCAGCCTGCTCAGAGATCAGACAGGGTGGTTCTTAGGGATTGAGCTGCCTTGTGTTTTATAGAGCTCCAGAGCTGAGTGTGAGCACATTGATCATAATAATCACGTTCTGGCAGGATGGTGGCCCTGTAGCACAAAGGAGAACAGCGTTTTGTGGTGATGGAGCCTTGCAAACTGCTCTGGTGCATGAGCTCAAACAACAGACCTGGAATAAACTCAGAGTAAAGCCTggcagaaagcaagaaagaagtTGAACAGAAGTAGTTCAGCTTGAGCAAGTCTGTTTGCTCCAGTGTTAACAAAATATAGAGAATTTACGGGCAAAAAGGTGATTCACATACTGTGTTATTTAATAAATGACACTTGTAAATGTTCTTCACTTTGAGTTTCAGTCTACACAGAATTGCTGTTCACACAGAACTTCTCTGGGTGCTACACTGAGGTTTTGGTCAATAATGCTGACTCTGATGACTTGTCCTGCCCAGTGTGGAAGCAAACCtcataacattttattttattttattttattttgttttattttattttcatcccAGCAGTCACACCTGTGCTCCCAGACTGTGCCAGCAGATACAGCCACCAGCTTGCCCCTGGCAGGCAGGATGCAGTGGCAGTTTCTGGGATGTTCCAAACCCATTTTGGGAGTGCTGCCTGCCTGTTTCATTTTGATAGCTGATgtattttcctgcctttgcacATTGTTAGTAATTGTGGTGTTATTTATGCAGTTTGATGGAGTCTGTGGCTTAAGCATGACACAGTGGCCCTGCCAGATAAACACTGAGTGTTGCTTTTGAGCCTTCAGTTAGTTCCAGCTGTCCCCtttgcagagggttttttttcagataaaacatAAATGGATGAAAAGTTATAAAACACAGTGCTGTTCTGGTAGAATGTGAACTACTGCTATGGAAGAGATtcactcttctttcttcttataAGGCCAGAAAAGTtctctcaattattttttttcctgcattctgTGCATCTTATTTGCTGTGTTGGTTGGTATAAGCAGAAATGTTTGCTaattgctcatttttaaaatatttgtttgaagCCATGCCATAACGCAGTTTCCTATTCTATGCATATCCAGTTTATAGGCACAGAAAAAAGGGATAAGCTTTTAGTGTTaatgatttatttcattttgggGAAACAAGAAATATCATGTAGGAAATTCCATGAGGGATGTCAGAGTGCATTTCTCCTGCAATATTCTGCATTCGTACAGAATGGAGGCTGtcctttaaaaaattgaaaagctCAGTGCAGGGGAAATATTCTATAATTATCTCCAGAGGACAAGTTCTGGAAATATCTTAGAAATTTAATCAGAAATGTTTAGAATTGTGAAAGAGATCAAATTTGGGTCAATATGAATGTTCAAGAAGCATccattatttcagtttcacatAGGATGCTTTACTATTTTTCACCCTCCACGAAATTCAGTaagatttgaaattatttggCTGATTATCTCCTCATTACCAGTCCATCTTTATTCAATAAGGGATGTTTTCAGTGTCTGGTCTATACGATCTCGGTGGTTTTGGTGGCAGGAAGCTCCTGAACCTGAGGAAGAGATGGCTGAGGTGTTCTGCACACAGGAATGGTCTTACCAAGCCCACTGGGACACCAGGAGATGGTGATGGGCTGGAAACTCACAGAGCCTCAGTGAGAAAAGACTTGTTAAAATATCACAACTGGGGTTCAGCAGGATGTTGGGGTGTAAATCTTCTTTCTATAAGAGCTGAGAATTCAGTGGGAAAACACTAAGTTAAATGACTTCTTTAAATGTGGAGATTGCTCTTCATATGAGTAGATGGCAGCAGGATGAAACTTGCCTGTCCAAACCTCAACAAGCTTCTTTTTGGATGAAAATAATAATCCAAGTTGCCAGACTTTGAGCTTTTTGAGCATTGACTATTCagaccagagctaccagagCTCTTGCTCTTTTGTTGTGGAGGAGCCTGAGGTTTCTGTCAGCCTGgtggcagggcagagctcagtggatcttgtgggttttggggatgTTCCTCCTCAGCCGCCGGCGCCCGAGGACGAGCTGGCAGACCAGCTTCTTGGCAAACTTCAGAGCCCACGCCACTAAAATAAAGGTAACGACCACTCCAGCAATTAAAACGAGGTCTCTCCAGAAGAACTGGAGACACTTGGTTGGGAGGAGCCTGGTACAAACCCCCAGATCACTCCCGGTGAGCTGCCCCAGGGGTTTCATCCTCAGGTGAGTGGGGCTGGCGCACCTGAGCCGGGCGAGCGCGGGCGCAGAGAAATcctccagccacagcttcaGGTACAGGATGTGACAGTCACAGTGCCAGGGGttgtcccagagctgcagctcctgcaggtggCCCAGGCTGTCCAGGGCTCCGGCAGGGACGGAGGCCAGGCTGTTGttgtgcaggagcaggctgcGGGTCAGGCGGGGCAGGGCGGGCAGGGACACCAGCCCCCGTGAGCTGCAGTCCACCCCTGTCCCCCAGGCCTCCCCCAGCgaccagcagctgcaggcgGATGGACAGTCCTCAGCCAGCATCacggggagcagcagggcacagcccagcacggccagcagctccatctccagctgcacaAACGACAATAAATGAGGTTTAGCGCCGGGGTTCGAAGAGCAGAAGTGAGGACtgaagttttagctttcatatttttcaggttctgtgctgcatTGGTACCTAACTGAACTTCATAtgaagtgttagcaagttctccttacagctcagccaggcaAAACAATTCTTTTCCAGCCCAAGGACACCACTGCAGCTTCGGGCCCCAAAAGTGCAAACAACAGGGAATTGAGGAGAGCAGACTGGGAGGAagctgaagctgtaattggacaattaaccccaatgTGTAAATGGACCAGAACTCACAAAAGTGTGAAACCTTGTGACTCACTGTCCATCTTGtgtccatttttttcccttcataaCTGTACAAAAAATGTTATTGTTTAAAATTCTGGGACAGAATGTCACCAGGAGGTGATGGGAAAAACGAGTTCAATTTTAGGCaaaggtttcttttctgcttccatATCTGCATAGATCTGGTGTTAAAATTGTGTGTTTAAACCAGCTTTCAAAATGAAGCTTAAGGGATTGAATAATTGTAAATGcctgaaaatcttttttctttctgaagctgaAATGCTCATCTTAACCCTCTCCTATGTCTTTGTCAATGAGTTATTCCGAGTATCTTTGCTCTGAACCCAGATATTCATCCATAGTGGAAAATTACCAGAAAAATCTGGTAGATTTTTCAAGAAATCTACCAGAGCTCTTTTCCCCAAAGTAAACATCTTAGAAGGACAGACTACAACAGCTGgctaaaaaagggaaaagtgatATTTAAGGAAAAGATGATCTCTTTTGATTTAATATAGAGACAGCAAGAAACCCAGACtcaaagagaaacaagaactgTGGCAGAAAGGTAGAAGGGAGAGCTGGGCAGGTGCCTGGCTGCACTTACCCTGTCTGATCCCTCTGGatgcttttccctctgcctgctgaaGGGCTGCAGCGTGGGTGGCAGTGCAGGCTGAGTGCTCAGAGGCCCCAAGGAAGTGTGGCAGGGAAG
This is a stretch of genomic DNA from Sylvia atricapilla isolate bSylAtr1 chromosome 11, bSylAtr1.pri, whole genome shotgun sequence. It encodes these proteins:
- the GP9 gene encoding platelet glycoprotein IX, with product MELLAVLGCALLLPVMLAEDCPSACSCWSLGEAWGTGVDCSSRGLVSLPALPRLTRSLLLHNNSLASVPAGALDSLGHLQELQLWDNPWHCDCHILYLKLWLEDFSAPALARLRCASPTHLRMKPLGQLTGSDLGVCTRLLPTKCLQFFWRDLVLIAGVVVTFILVAWALKFAKKLVCQLVLGRRRLRRNIPKTHKIH